The following are encoded together in the Scytonema millei VB511283 genome:
- a CDS encoding ABC transporter permease translates to MDILESGKMATKTLLSNKLRSALTMLGIVIGNASVIAMVGIGQGAQRFVAEQFESLGTNVLFVIPGNRDAQRTTVDLPKTLVLEDAKAIATQVPTVAKVAPQLQSRELVTYRNKNTYSSIVGTTPEYTAVRNFNPEKGRFFTQLDVKRNNQVVALGSDLAKRLFINQDPIGKYVRIKDVRFLVIGVMESKGSVLGTNYDDSALLPITTMASRIVGENSPYGVSLTFISISAKSDASVEAAQFQIQNLLRLRHKITREDDFSVQSQKDVLEIAGTVTSALTVMLAAIAGISLLVGGIGVMNIMLVSVTERTQEIGLRKALGATQHDVLIQFLIEAVMLSAAGGIVGTALGVGGILLIGTFTPFQAGISPVAIALAVSISGGIGVVFGVVPARRAAQLDPIVALRSA, encoded by the coding sequence ATGGATATTTTAGAAAGTGGTAAGATGGCAACGAAAACGCTGCTATCTAATAAGTTGCGTAGTGCCTTAACGATGTTAGGAATCGTCATCGGCAATGCTTCGGTGATTGCGATGGTGGGGATCGGACAAGGAGCGCAAAGATTTGTTGCCGAACAATTTGAATCTTTAGGAACTAATGTTTTGTTTGTGATCCCAGGTAATCGGGATGCTCAAAGAACGACGGTAGATTTACCAAAAACTTTGGTTTTAGAAGATGCCAAGGCGATCGCTACTCAAGTACCGACAGTGGCTAAAGTCGCGCCTCAGCTTCAGTCAAGAGAATTAGTCACGTATCGCAACAAAAATACCTATAGTTCAATTGTCGGTACAACTCCAGAATATACTGCTGTTCGTAACTTCAATCCAGAAAAAGGACGATTTTTTACCCAGCTTGATGTGAAGCGAAATAATCAAGTTGTTGCTTTGGGTTCGGATTTAGCCAAACGATTATTTATTAATCAAGATCCAATTGGTAAATACGTCCGCATTAAAGACGTACGCTTTTTAGTGATTGGTGTAATGGAATCGAAGGGTTCTGTCTTGGGAACCAATTATGACGATAGCGCTTTGCTGCCAATTACCACTATGGCGAGCCGCATCGTCGGCGAAAATTCTCCTTATGGAGTGAGTCTAACTTTTATTTCAATTTCAGCTAAAAGCGATGCCAGTGTAGAAGCAGCTCAATTTCAAATTCAAAACCTGCTGCGATTGCGGCACAAAATTACTAGAGAAGACGATTTTAGCGTTCAAAGTCAAAAAGATGTACTAGAAATTGCGGGAACTGTCACGAGTGCTTTAACGGTCATGCTAGCTGCGATCGCAGGTATTTCTCTACTCGTGGGTGGCATCGGTGTCATGAATATCATGCTCGTTTCCGTGACCGAACGCACGCAAGAAATCGGGTTGCGTAAAGCTTTGGGTGCTACTCAGCACGACGTTTTGATTCAATTTCTGATTGAAGCCGTCATGTTGTCGGCAGCTGGTGGCATCGTGGGAACTGCCTTGGGTGTAGGTGGCATCCTACTAATTGGTACGTTTACTCCCTTTCAAGCAGGTATTTCACCTGTAGCAATTGCTCTGGCTGTCAGTATCTCCGGCGGTATTGGCGTTGTCTTTGGTGTCGTTCCTGCCCGTCGTGCTGCCCAACTCGATCCGATTGTTGCTTTGAGAAGCGCCTAA
- a CDS encoding efflux RND transporter periplasmic adaptor subunit: MMNPEAPNKAVSLPFGKAKRRKSWLAGFMTVGLLGSAAVAFAIARTQTPEIDIASLQTVMVESQDLKVQIKANGVVQAVRKINLSPKDAGRIEELYVDEGSQVKKGTLIARMDNEEFQAQVKQYQAGLAKAKAELAKKQTGNRPEEIEQAKAELAENEAQVREAKSQLTLHRERVQRKLRPAKEGAISRDDLDQALTEERTARENLDRAIASLAVAKHELTLQMKGYRSEEITQAEAEVAQAEAQLKYYQTQLSNTLVRAPFAGTITRRYAQQGDFVTPTTSASSSDGATSASIAELSSGLEVEAKIPESSIARITPNQPVEIRSDAYNKTFKGRVRTIAPRAIREDNVTSFRVKVSLQTGQNQLKSGMNIKLTFLSDKIKDAVVVPLTAVVTKKNGQTGVFMPDREGHIKFREVSLGASSSTHAQVLEGVNRGDRVLITPPPGQAIPGVDEES; encoded by the coding sequence ATGATGAACCCTGAAGCGCCAAATAAAGCTGTATCCTTGCCATTTGGAAAAGCTAAGCGCCGTAAGTCGTGGTTGGCAGGATTCATGACAGTGGGATTGCTGGGCAGTGCTGCCGTTGCTTTTGCGATCGCCCGTACTCAAACCCCTGAAATCGACATTGCCAGTCTCCAAACAGTAATGGTCGAATCTCAAGACTTAAAAGTCCAAATAAAAGCCAATGGCGTAGTTCAGGCAGTCAGAAAAATTAATCTCAGTCCTAAAGATGCAGGGCGAATTGAAGAATTATATGTCGATGAAGGCTCCCAGGTGAAAAAGGGTACGCTCATCGCCCGGATGGACAACGAAGAATTTCAGGCACAAGTCAAGCAATATCAAGCAGGTTTGGCAAAAGCTAAGGCAGAACTAGCAAAAAAGCAGACTGGCAATCGTCCCGAAGAAATCGAGCAGGCTAAAGCTGAATTAGCAGAAAACGAAGCTCAAGTCCGAGAAGCTAAATCGCAGTTAACGCTGCATCGGGAACGAGTCCAGCGCAAACTCAGACCAGCGAAAGAAGGAGCAATTTCTCGCGACGATTTAGACCAAGCTTTGACAGAAGAACGTACAGCCAGGGAAAACCTCGACCGGGCGATCGCCAGTTTAGCAGTAGCCAAACACGAGCTGACACTGCAAATGAAGGGGTATCGCAGCGAAGAAATTACCCAAGCCGAAGCCGAAGTTGCCCAAGCCGAAGCCCAACTGAAGTACTACCAAACTCAACTATCAAACACTTTAGTACGCGCTCCTTTTGCAGGCACGATCACGCGCCGCTACGCTCAACAAGGCGACTTCGTGACCCCCACAACATCTGCTTCTTCCTCGGATGGCGCTACTTCCGCATCGATCGCCGAACTCTCTAGCGGTTTAGAAGTAGAAGCCAAAATCCCAGAATCCAGCATTGCCCGGATTACTCCCAATCAGCCAGTAGAAATCCGTTCCGATGCCTACAATAAAACTTTTAAAGGTCGCGTCCGCACGATCGCACCCAGAGCAATCAGGGAAGATAACGTCACCTCCTTTCGCGTTAAAGTCAGCCTGCAAACAGGGCAAAACCAGCTCAAATCAGGCATGAATATCAAACTCACCTTCCTTAGCGACAAAATTAAAGATGCAGTTGTCGTACCCCTGACAGCAGTTGTCACCAAGAAAAACGGTCAAACAGGGGTATTTATGCCAGATCGAGAAGGACACATCAAATTTCGCGAAGTTTCTCTAGGTGCGAGTAGCAGCACTCACGCTCAAGTTCTCGAAGGCGTGAATCGAGGCGATCGCGTCCTCATCACCCCTCCCCCCGGTCAAGCCATTCCTGGCGTGGATGAAGAGAGCTGA
- a CDS encoding ABC transporter permease: MNPIECIKMAVATLTADKLRSSLTMLGIVIGNASVIAMVGIGQGAQNYTLNKLDSFGPNRLLVFSSRDDSEGFISEQRGLVLSDAEAVKNQASAVKSAAPVIENNLLISYRNNQTYTQVKGTTPALREIRNLIVDRGRFFDASLMRQSSPVVVLGAELAEKLFDRENPIGKDIQIKNTSFQVIAVMTAKGSFAGENEDNVAYIPITTMATQVDGRRSAFGTPISHIQVAAKDKDNVRVAAFQITNLLTRLHGRKDFVVVANKSFQELVSQVTGVLSLMLGAIAGVSLFVGGVGIMNIMLVSVTERTPEIGLRKAIGATPQAILAQFLVESIILSVSGGLIGTAIGISGVAIVGVLTPLQPSVPIAAIALAVGISGGVGLIFGVVPARRASQLDPIIALKNS, encoded by the coding sequence ATGAATCCGATTGAATGTATCAAAATGGCAGTTGCTACTCTGACGGCTGATAAGCTGCGGAGTAGCTTAACTATGTTAGGAATTGTCATCGGTAATGCTTCTGTAATTGCAATGGTAGGCATAGGACAGGGAGCGCAGAATTACACTCTTAATAAACTCGATTCTTTTGGACCAAATCGACTGTTGGTATTTTCCAGTCGCGATGATTCAGAAGGATTTATTTCCGAACAACGAGGGCTAGTACTCTCGGATGCGGAAGCCGTGAAAAACCAAGCATCAGCGGTTAAGTCAGCAGCTCCAGTCATTGAAAATAACTTATTAATTTCTTACCGCAACAATCAAACTTATACCCAAGTCAAAGGGACAACACCAGCACTGCGGGAGATTAGAAATCTCATTGTCGATCGCGGTCGGTTTTTTGATGCTTCTTTAATGCGTCAAAGTTCTCCCGTGGTCGTTCTAGGTGCAGAATTAGCAGAAAAACTCTTCGATCGCGAAAACCCAATTGGCAAAGATATCCAGATTAAGAATACTAGCTTTCAGGTGATTGCAGTCATGACAGCTAAGGGTTCTTTTGCCGGAGAAAATGAAGATAACGTTGCCTACATTCCCATCACGACAATGGCAACTCAAGTTGATGGCAGAAGATCGGCGTTTGGAACTCCAATCAGCCACATTCAAGTTGCGGCAAAAGATAAAGACAACGTGCGAGTTGCAGCTTTTCAAATTACTAACTTACTAACACGATTGCACGGTAGAAAAGACTTTGTAGTCGTCGCCAACAAATCTTTTCAAGAATTAGTCTCGCAGGTGACAGGAGTACTATCGCTGATGCTGGGAGCGATCGCGGGTGTATCGCTGTTTGTTGGCGGCGTAGGCATCATGAATATTATGCTGGTGTCAGTCACCGAACGCACGCCAGAAATCGGCTTGCGTAAAGCAATTGGAGCGACTCCCCAAGCAATTTTGGCACAATTTTTAGTTGAATCAATTATTCTCTCAGTATCGGGTGGCTTAATCGGTACGGCGATCGGTATCAGTGGTGTGGCGATCGTTGGTGTATTAACCCCACTCCAACCCAGCGTTCCCATTGCCGCGATCGCTCTAGCGGTAGGGATTTCTGGTGGTGTCGGACTCATATTTGGCGTAGTTCCCGCCCGTCGCGCCTCCCAACTCGACCCGATTATCGCTTTGAAAAATAGTTAG
- a CDS encoding ABC transporter ATP-binding protein codes for MTNLKTITKPVIVRLENISKIYGFGETEVRALVDVNLIVEQGEYCSIMGASGSGKSTAMNMIGCLDRPTSGHYYLDNLDVAQLDDADLAHIRNLKIGFVFQQFHLLPQLSALENVMLPMVYAGIKPAERRDRATAALKRVGLENRLHNKPNQLSGGQQQRVAIARAIVNQPVLLLADEPTGALDSRTTQEVLQIFGELNASGITIIMVTHEPDVAKQTHRIVWFRDGQVIHSHLTPDDIGQVAAS; via the coding sequence ATGACTAATCTAAAAACTATTACTAAACCAGTTATCGTCCGTTTGGAAAATATCTCTAAAATTTATGGTTTTGGAGAAACAGAGGTGCGGGCGCTAGTCGATGTCAATTTAATTGTGGAACAAGGCGAATATTGTTCGATTATGGGCGCGTCTGGTTCTGGTAAGTCTACAGCTATGAATATGATTGGCTGTCTCGATCGCCCGACCAGCGGACACTACTATTTAGATAATTTGGATGTCGCTCAGTTAGATGATGCTGACTTAGCACATATTCGCAATCTCAAAATTGGCTTTGTCTTCCAACAGTTTCACCTGTTACCTCAACTCAGCGCTTTAGAAAATGTGATGCTACCGATGGTTTACGCTGGGATCAAACCAGCCGAACGCCGCGATCGCGCTACAGCCGCACTCAAGCGCGTTGGTTTGGAAAATCGCCTGCACAATAAGCCCAATCAACTTTCTGGCGGACAACAACAAAGGGTAGCAATTGCCAGGGCGATCGTGAATCAACCAGTTTTGCTCCTAGCAGACGAACCGACTGGCGCTCTCGACTCTCGTACCACCCAAGAAGTTTTGCAGATATTTGGCGAACTCAATGCCAGTGGGATCACAATTATTATGGTGACGCACGAACCAGACGTAGCAAAGCAAACTCACCGAATTGTTTGGTTTCGCGACGGTCAAGTCATCCACTCACACCTAACTCCCGATGATATCGGTCAAGTTGCAGCTTCTTAG
- a CDS encoding orange carotenoid protein N-terminal domain-containing protein, with protein sequence MTSSFNPDRSQALSAETQKVVKAFDALDTDAKLAWFYLVYKKMGDSITPAAPTAAEPELAPRLLGDYYELSDDEQLAIMRQIVNKEDTEYSRAYGALKENNQLMVWYAWAQAMGDTVVGMPSNYQASEPIKNLLSQIEGLDFEDQISIFRTISSNMGYTDIKPIETQAQTGKTSSL encoded by the coding sequence ATGACATCAAGCTTCAATCCAGATCGGTCTCAAGCACTTTCTGCCGAGACTCAAAAAGTCGTAAAAGCTTTTGATGCTTTAGACACTGACGCTAAGTTGGCTTGGTTTTATTTGGTTTACAAAAAGATGGGAGATTCAATCACTCCAGCTGCACCAACTGCTGCCGAGCCTGAACTAGCACCAAGACTGCTAGGAGATTACTACGAATTATCGGATGACGAGCAGCTGGCAATTATGCGGCAGATCGTTAACAAAGAAGATACAGAATATTCTCGCGCCTACGGTGCATTGAAAGAAAATAATCAACTGATGGTTTGGTATGCTTGGGCGCAAGCTATGGGTGATACTGTTGTCGGAATGCCTTCAAATTATCAAGCATCTGAGCCAATTAAGAATTTACTTTCCCAAATTGAAGGACTCGATTTTGAAGATCAGATTTCGATCTTCCGCACAATTTCAAGTAATATGGGTTACACCGATATTAAGCCTATAGAAACTCAAGCTCAGACAGGCAAAACTTCTAGTCTTTAA
- a CDS encoding MFS transporter, with protein MNRLANIAIVPALRSRNYRLFFFGQGVSLIGTWMTQTATIWLVYKLTNSALMLGIVGFSSQIPSFFLAVWGGVLVDRFNTHKILVIAQILAMIQSLALAVLALSGTIHIWHFIILSLFQGIINAVDAPARQAFVPEMVEKRDDLASAIALNSSLVNGGRLVGPAIAGILIARIGAAYCFLIDSVSYIAVIAALMAMRLKPKKIVVTTANPLQRLQEGFVYAYNFSPIRSTLLLLALFSLMAMPYITLVPIFATKILAGDARTLGLLMAASGVGAIGGGIYLSTRKTVVGLGKVIALAPALCGLGIIFFSLSRMLWLSTLMSALIGLGSILTISSSNTVIQTIVEDDKRGRVMSLFTMSFLGMVPFGNLFAGFAADRIGATNTLIIGGSFCIIGSLLFTRQLPKLRQAARPVLQQRGILSQTKT; from the coding sequence ATGAATAGACTTGCAAATATTGCGATCGTACCTGCTTTGAGATCGAGAAACTACCGTCTATTTTTCTTTGGACAAGGGGTTTCATTAATCGGTACGTGGATGACGCAAACGGCAACAATTTGGTTAGTGTACAAACTCACGAATTCAGCACTCATGCTGGGTATTGTGGGATTTTCCAGTCAAATCCCTAGCTTCTTCTTAGCCGTTTGGGGTGGAGTTTTAGTAGACCGATTCAATACACATAAAATTTTAGTTATTGCTCAAATATTAGCTATGATTCAGTCTCTAGCACTAGCAGTGTTAGCGCTATCAGGCACGATTCATATTTGGCATTTTATTATTTTGAGTTTATTTCAAGGTATCATTAATGCTGTAGATGCTCCGGCTAGACAAGCATTTGTGCCTGAAATGGTCGAGAAGAGAGACGATTTAGCTAGTGCGATCGCGTTGAATTCTTCTCTAGTTAATGGCGGACGGTTAGTTGGACCTGCGATCGCGGGAATTTTGATTGCTAGAATTGGCGCTGCTTACTGTTTTTTAATTGACAGTGTCAGCTATATTGCTGTCATTGCGGCTTTAATGGCAATGCGCTTAAAACCAAAGAAAATAGTCGTTACAACCGCCAACCCATTGCAAAGATTGCAAGAAGGATTTGTTTACGCCTACAACTTTTCTCCGATCCGCTCGACCTTGCTATTACTAGCTTTATTTAGTTTAATGGCAATGCCTTATATTACCTTAGTTCCCATATTTGCCACCAAAATTTTAGCTGGAGACGCACGCACTTTAGGCTTATTAATGGCAGCCTCGGGAGTGGGGGCAATTGGGGGAGGAATTTATTTAAGCACGCGCAAAACAGTTGTTGGTTTGGGCAAAGTCATTGCTTTAGCTCCAGCACTTTGCGGCCTGGGAATTATCTTTTTTTCCTTGTCAAGAATGCTGTGGTTATCCACTCTGATGTCTGCGCTAATAGGATTAGGTTCTATTCTGACTATTTCCTCCAGCAACACTGTCATTCAAACTATTGTTGAAGATGATAAACGCGGACGAGTCATGAGTTTATTCACCATGTCCTTTTTAGGAATGGTTCCATTTGGTAACTTATTTGCTGGATTTGCTGCCGATCGCATTGGTGCTACTAATACTTTAATTATTGGTGGAAGTTTTTGTATTATCGGTTCGCTGTTATTTACCAGACAGTTACCTAAACTCAGACAAGCAGCCCGTCCAGTTTTGCAACAAAGAGGTATATTATCCCAGACAAAAACGTAG
- a CDS encoding MarR family winged helix-turn-helix transcriptional regulator, with translation MPSTSTEQKIAEPLREILAPYSVGYRIKLLGQLGSRRFQERLEPFGLTPFHWVVLCCLWEEDGLATCSIGEKLQQVGGTLTGVLDRMEERGLIRRERDPRDRRIWRIWLTGAGRELENILPPIALDLREQAMQGFSLEERQLFSRLIDQAIANLS, from the coding sequence ATGCCTTCTACTTCTACCGAACAAAAAATTGCCGAGCCATTGCGAGAAATTTTAGCGCCGTATAGCGTTGGCTACCGCATTAAGCTGTTAGGTCAGTTGGGGAGTCGCAGATTTCAAGAACGCCTCGAACCCTTTGGTCTGACACCCTTTCACTGGGTCGTGTTGTGCTGTTTGTGGGAGGAAGATGGCTTAGCCACTTGTAGCATTGGGGAGAAATTGCAGCAGGTAGGAGGGACTTTAACGGGAGTCCTCGATCGCATGGAGGAACGAGGATTGATCCGCAGAGAACGCGACCCTCGCGATCGCCGCATTTGGCGGATCTGGCTGACGGGTGCTGGTCGAGAACTAGAAAATATATTACCCCCAATCGCTTTAGATCTGAGAGAGCAAGCCATGCAAGGCTTTTCTTTGGAAGAACGCCAATTGTTTTCCAGATTAATTGACCAAGCGATCGCCAATCTTTCCTAA
- a CDS encoding lipopolysaccharide biosynthesis protein, with protein sequence MPESLKTSSEQSDRDRHFRTDHLNADLKKRSVRGGAVTLVAQACKFTLQMGSTVILARLLAPQDYGLVGMVTAVTGFVALFKDMGLSMATIQKAEINHRQISNLFWVNIAVSLLLTLVTCAIAPVVAVFYNEPRLTLITVVSAIGFLFGGLTVQHQALLNRQMRFTALAAIDIVAMGFGVISALVLAWYGAGYWALVVMQIAIAIAQMGGAWLLCSWRPSLPQRHAHIRELLTFGSHLTGFNVINYFARNLDNILIGRSWGAGQLGLYSKAYGLLLLPLQQINAPITAVAIPSLSRLQADPQQFRHYYLKAVSLVTFLTLPLVILSIAISEEVVTLILGSQWREASFLFRFLGVAAIFQPLCNTAGWLYIATGKTDRMLKWGVFASSLTVVSFFIGLPYGARGVALCYAVAMLLQVYPCMYYATRGLEIKTSDLFSAIAQSLAAAFMAGLATIGVKFVLNPILPVWGIAIACTLVMAGFYVAIVFYLFGKKSFYLSFLQEFKQRR encoded by the coding sequence TTGCCAGAGTCTTTAAAAACCAGCTCCGAACAGAGCGATCGCGACCGACACTTTCGTACCGATCATCTCAATGCCGACCTCAAAAAGCGTTCCGTACGCGGCGGAGCAGTGACGCTGGTAGCTCAAGCTTGTAAGTTTACCTTGCAAATGGGTTCTACAGTCATTTTAGCCCGCTTGCTAGCCCCGCAGGATTACGGTTTGGTTGGGATGGTGACTGCCGTGACGGGTTTTGTTGCCTTGTTTAAAGATATGGGGTTGTCGATGGCAACTATCCAAAAGGCAGAAATTAACCACCGCCAGATTAGCAACCTGTTTTGGGTAAATATTGCCGTTAGCCTGTTATTAACTCTCGTAACTTGCGCGATCGCTCCCGTTGTCGCCGTATTTTACAACGAACCCCGTTTAACCTTAATTACCGTCGTTTCAGCAATTGGTTTTCTGTTTGGAGGCTTAACAGTCCAGCATCAAGCTTTGCTCAACCGCCAGATGCGATTTACGGCTTTGGCAGCAATTGATATTGTGGCTATGGGTTTTGGAGTCATCAGCGCTTTAGTTTTAGCCTGGTATGGTGCGGGATATTGGGCATTGGTAGTCATGCAAATCGCGATCGCGATCGCTCAAATGGGAGGTGCGTGGTTGTTGTGTAGCTGGCGACCGAGTTTGCCACAACGACACGCTCATATTCGCGAATTATTGACTTTTGGCAGCCATCTCACGGGCTTCAACGTAATTAATTACTTTGCCCGCAACCTAGATAACATTTTAATCGGTCGGTCTTGGGGTGCGGGACAACTAGGGCTGTACTCCAAAGCTTATGGCTTGTTACTCTTACCATTGCAACAAATTAACGCCCCGATTACTGCGGTTGCGATTCCTAGCTTAAGCCGATTACAGGCAGACCCGCAGCAATTTCGCCACTACTACCTCAAAGCAGTCTCGCTAGTTACATTTCTCACGTTGCCTTTAGTTATCCTGTCGATCGCGATCTCTGAAGAAGTGGTGACGCTAATTCTCGGTTCTCAATGGCGAGAAGCTAGTTTTCTCTTTCGGTTTCTCGGTGTCGCCGCCATATTTCAACCACTTTGCAATACGGCTGGATGGTTGTATATTGCTACAGGCAAAACAGACCGCATGTTGAAATGGGGCGTATTTGCTTCTAGTTTGACAGTGGTATCGTTCTTTATCGGTCTGCCTTATGGAGCGCGGGGAGTTGCTTTATGCTATGCCGTAGCAATGCTCTTACAAGTTTATCCTTGTATGTATTATGCAACTCGCGGTTTAGAAATTAAGACGAGCGATTTATTCTCGGCGATCGCCCAATCGCTTGCTGCTGCTTTTATGGCGGGGCTTGCCACAATTGGAGTTAAATTTGTACTCAATCCGATTTTACCAGTGTGGGGAATCGCGATCGCTTGCACGTTAGTGATGGCAGGATTTTACGTGGCGATCGTGTTTTACTTGTTTGGCAAGAAATCTTTTTATCTGTCCTTCCTGCAAGAATTTAAACAACGACGATGA
- a CDS encoding class I SAM-dependent methyltransferase has protein sequence MKVATPAKYTYQVQERGDRVRPNRFHSRYAILNLLLEKLQYLVESELLVPGEKLLDYGCGNKPYESLFKQKFARYIGADFPGNDRAEIAVGPQGQLPIADASIDCVLSSQVLEHVEQPQVYLKEAYRVLKPGSALVLSTHGIWRYHPDPCDYWRWTAAGLQREIVRAGFEIVSVQSVFGMASAGLQLWQDATEEKIPGRLRKFYIWLLQRAIGWMESRHPDELSNDAAVYIILAKKSIGQETVLSHL, from the coding sequence ATGAAAGTAGCGACACCTGCTAAATACACTTATCAAGTCCAAGAACGGGGCGATCGCGTGCGTCCCAACCGCTTTCACTCCCGCTATGCAATTCTCAATTTGCTGCTGGAAAAGTTACAGTACCTAGTTGAATCTGAGTTGCTTGTCCCAGGAGAAAAGTTACTTGATTACGGTTGTGGTAACAAGCCTTATGAATCGTTATTTAAACAAAAATTCGCTCGCTACATTGGGGCTGACTTTCCAGGTAACGATCGCGCAGAAATTGCGGTTGGTCCCCAAGGACAACTACCAATTGCTGATGCAAGTATTGATTGCGTCCTCTCTTCTCAGGTTTTGGAACATGTAGAACAACCTCAAGTCTATTTGAAGGAAGCTTATCGAGTCCTCAAGCCAGGTAGCGCTTTGGTGCTTTCGACTCACGGAATTTGGCGATATCATCCCGATCCTTGCGATTACTGGCGCTGGACGGCTGCTGGTTTGCAACGGGAAATCGTTCGAGCTGGGTTTGAGATCGTATCGGTGCAAAGTGTATTTGGGATGGCATCTGCTGGGCTGCAACTTTGGCAAGATGCTACGGAAGAGAAAATACCAGGTCGTTTGCGCAAATTCTACATCTGGTTGCTTCAACGGGCGATCGGTTGGATGGAATCGCGCCATCCCGATGAGTTATCTAACGATGCAGCAGTGTATATTATCCTTGCTAAAAAGTCGATAGGGCAGGAGACTGTTTTATCCCACTTGTAG
- a CDS encoding class I SAM-dependent methyltransferase has product MVVSPVETFYNNFSPTFIRDYVYGNERIDRQLEFFTKAIHPDTARILVIGCGSGQGTHFIAKWIAKKAQILAVDISSENLRLARSLFSHPRIEYRQVNVVTEVIEGNWDTIVLPDVYEHIPLAARGDLHRKFNALLSPQGKILFTIPSPGKQAALYASGEGLQVVDEVVTLEDLVEVGKAVEGTLTYWSTISVWNTNDYIHAIVERKAAEIGTIAQQDYLPIKGFSSLRQNLSYRGLVTLTNLPGIVRATRWWKRQRVQKLVKGDRF; this is encoded by the coding sequence ATGGTGGTTAGTCCAGTTGAAACTTTCTACAACAACTTTTCTCCAACTTTTATTCGAGATTACGTTTACGGTAACGAACGTATCGATCGCCAGCTAGAGTTTTTTACAAAGGCAATTCATCCCGATACGGCAAGAATATTAGTTATTGGTTGTGGTTCGGGACAAGGGACTCATTTTATTGCTAAATGGATCGCCAAAAAAGCTCAGATTTTAGCAGTAGATATTAGTTCGGAAAATCTTCGTTTGGCTCGGAGTTTATTTAGTCATCCTCGAATTGAATATCGCCAAGTTAACGTGGTGACAGAAGTAATTGAGGGAAATTGGGATACGATCGTTTTACCTGATGTTTACGAACATATCCCTCTAGCAGCAAGGGGAGATTTACATCGTAAATTCAACGCTTTGCTGAGTCCTCAAGGCAAAATTTTGTTTACGATTCCTAGCCCAGGAAAGCAAGCAGCACTCTACGCATCGGGCGAAGGTTTGCAAGTCGTGGATGAAGTCGTCACGCTCGAAGATTTGGTTGAAGTAGGAAAAGCAGTTGAAGGAACGCTGACCTATTGGAGTACAATTTCTGTATGGAACACAAACGATTATATCCACGCGATTGTGGAACGAAAAGCGGCAGAAATTGGCACGATCGCCCAACAAGATTATTTACCAATTAAAGGGTTCAGTTCTCTGCGGCAAAATTTATCTTATCGTGGCTTAGTTACCCTCACAAATTTACCTGGAATTGTTCGGGCTACAAGATGGTGGAAGCGCCAACGAGTGCAAAAGTTAGTGAAGGGCGATCGCTTTTAG